The Anopheles merus strain MAF chromosome 2L, AmerM5.1, whole genome shotgun sequence genome has a segment encoding these proteins:
- the LOC121594587 gene encoding uncharacterized protein LOC121594587 isoform X1: MDVSESYSGDELIPESCLESEWIDEDEVFAILKQWETRGGGVVRGNSKAAAAAGYGNTAGSGHILLNQSFGNENNISVGSSIPGKLEILSECVTDRIKNELLLLDDIDSIECDKRLLNPNSGSQRFVDTGTFTRPKKRIETGIPNSPLAVDNNNTLSSSHTEFPSGGSPLLNVQIGGPVTPSALATPSALASSTTGNRLLMQRSWLQDVSPPCSIMNSMEYSANEKITSSLITSGDFSSVGCLLNAGDDNANGSMPSVGNASYNGYNLYSVIEDRQRLENLCLDEESTLTKDCNISRTDLNAIESVSGVSTMQNSYESSGRTGALVGGKSSFEEESSPPPPASTGAPTEEERDAGKELINTTITTGVTAPNDTFVVPVELQEAEAERLLAGKLLLNGGGTYDARRPRNFNTYRKPRSSLNQTFEEVPHVDADTTVVLPAAGQTFVAPKPVLDKHAVMNSTFGIVGDEQIGGAANGHGTFVSNRTLNSEEKDDVRLINLTLDTVEPSITPPPAVPFDRTFKRRPRNGTFIGGEDEVRHLPFDSPLRPTVVGGGAGPAAEPQLEDEAEPHGQRTPNGTYNQPQQLPANSMLVQSTPFHGPSARAKVAPELEDLSPIGPETQKTTPTSGLGRTMVRRSRNLEQDLRNITHEVVGTAEPAADMLLELETDDFDVQIRRLPTTATTGTGTGTGTDISDFLDAEKRISLQHFEEFEKSILESEHSGIDFDEMLNSLTADVRRSDEASDKLRQSLDNIKKRHSRINLEKQQQDEMKRKLHQQQQPAEAQCDNKLADSLLSKSGGGSSSMCSSSGSERLLNRRSRYNEDVHLNLSPQQQQSSAMNATVIMANGGSEEGPAESADPVPTNSEVETYDRKNRDRFKTIRLGRRRDDSLGAVLPDVDQELAGPQPLLNGSGEDSGLSSSSAFSRVDHNAAKMAGGPPSLANGGSRVAAGNGSNLPTMKTEPSGDDDETVFKKPQAIQPSTMMQQPSGLARPGESRLRSTLSKPRYYGAAGPLQGMVGGIQRKDLTLPLGNKSSSADCLEQREEDDQYLLQQPQQQRLSGDKSLQQQQPTSRLATMSKLGGGSGGLLGTGRYSQFGLANKQLQLQQNQTVAGQPMGAPALKSPMGTKSKSYHSLTFAQANNSSGYGGSSGNLSKLHGSSALQLKLKHNSSNTELKSNTSKRFSLQQQAATNLRLASSSANQHQSAEGGEGGGGAVVGGRASLPLGRSPAAAQPNAARTGLNNSSTAAAMANKTALNTTTLSGGVQMRTASGLAKTSRLGLIRPSSGYFSYSTHRKHPDSDNESVNSLSSSSASSRGSLYRVDSQSIANSAQPLQFASATRTNSVEDVSGASSSGNGLLTKLNGTGAGMGPGVLSAYASIEPPLPKNNPPVSSSMPAAPTTTGLKQPTAATGGAKPSGLRPPSAIRPPTVRSGLPRPTSYIRR; encoded by the exons ATGGACGTGTCCGAGAGCTACAGCGGAGATGAGCTCATACCAGAAAG CTGCCTCGAGTCGGAATGGATTGATGAAGATGAAGTGTTTGCAATTCTTAAACAATGGgaaacacgcggtggcggCGTTGTGCGCGGCAAcagcaaagcagcagcagccgccggtTATGGCAACACTGCTGGTAGCGGTCACATCCTGCTGAATCAGAGCTTTGGCAATGAGAACAACATTAGCGTCGGTAGCAGCATCCCCGGAAAACTAG AAATACTATCCGAATGTGTGACGGACCGCATCAAGAACGAGCTTCTTCTGCTCGATGATATCGATAGTATAGAGTGTGACAAGCGGCTGCTGAATCCAAACAGTGGCA GTCAAAGATTCGTCGACACGGGAACGTTCACAAGACCGAAGAAGAGAATAGAGACTGGCATACCGAACAGTCCACTCGCTGTAGATAATAACAACACCTTGTCCTCTTCACACACCGAG TTCCCAAGCGGAGGATCACCGCTGCTGAACGTACAAATCGGTGGCCCGGTAACGCCTTCCGCCCTGGCTACCCCGTCCGCCCTCGCTAGCTCGACCACCGGCAACCGGCTGCTGATGCAGCGCAGCTGGCTGCAGGATGTGTCGCCGCCCTGCTCGATCATGAACTCGATGGAGTACTCGGCAAACGAGAAGATTACCAGTAGCCTGATCACGAGCGGTGACTTTAGCAGCGTCGGCTGTCTGCTGAACGCCGGCGATGACAACGCGAACGGGAGCATGCCGAGCGTGGGCAACGCCAGCTACAATGGCTACAATCTGTACAGCGTGATCGAGGACCGGCAGCGGCTGGAGAACCTTTGCCTGGACGAGGAAAGCACGCTGACGAAAGATTGCAACATCTCGCGCACGGACCTGAATGCAATCGAGAGCGTGTCGGGCGTGAGTACGATGCAAAACTCGTACGAAAGCAGTGGCCGAACGGGGGCGCTGGTGGGGGGCAAGTCTTCGTTCGAGGAGGAAAgctcgccaccgccgccagcaTCGACGGGTGCGCCAACGGAAGAGGAACGGGACGCTGGAAAGGAACTGATCAACACGACCATCACTACCGGCGTGACCGCTCCCAACGACACGTTCGTTGTGCCGGTTGAGCTGCAGGAAGCGGAAGCGGAGCGGCTGCTCGCCGgcaagctgctgctgaacgGTGGAGGTACGTACGATGCGCGTCGGCCGCGCAACTTCAACACGTACCGCAAGCCGCGCTCGTCGTTGAACCAAACGTTCGAGGAAGTGCCGCACGTCGATGCGGATACGACGGTCGTGCTGCCGGCGGCGGGGCAAACGTTCGTCGCACCGAAACCGGTCCTCGACAAGCATGCGGTCATGAACAGCACCTTCGGCATCGTTGGGGACGAGCAGATCGGTGGCGCGGCCAATGGGCACGGAACGTTCGTCAGCAACCGTACGCTCAACAGCGAAGAAAAGGATGACGTGCGGTTAATCAATCTGACGCTCGACACGGTCGAACCCTCGATCACACCGCCGCCTGCCGTTCCGTTCGATCGCACCTTCAAGCGGCGTCCGCGCAACGGCACGTTTATCGGCGGCGAGGACGAGGTACGCCATCTGCCATTTGATAGCCCGCTGCGGCCGACGGTGGTAGGCGGCGGGGCCGGACCGGCAGCTGAACCACAGCTGGAAGATGAAGCGGAACCGCACGGGCAGCGCACACCAAACGGAACGTACAATCAGCCGCAGCAGCTCCCGGCCAACTCGATGCTGGTACAGTCGACGCCCTTCCACGGACCGTCGGCTCGGGCGAAGGTGGCGCCGGAGCTAGAGGACCTGTCACCGATCGGTCCCGAGACGCAGAAAACCACCCCTACCAGCGGGCTGGGACGTACGATGGTGCGACGCAGCCGCAACCTGGAGCAGGACCTGCGGAACATTACCCACGAGGTGGTTGGCACCGCCGAACCGGCCGCTGACAtgctgctcgagctggagACGGACGATTTTGACGTCCAGATACGGCGGCTACCGACGACGGCCACCACTGGCActggcaccggcaccggcacggACATATCGGATTTCCTCGACGCGGAGAAGCGCATCTCGCTGCAGCACTTTGAGGAGTTTGAGAAATCGATACTGGAAAGCGAACACAGCGGGATCGATTTCGACGAAATGCTCAACTCGCTGACGGCGGACGTGCGCCGGTCGGACGAGGCGAGCGACAAGCTGCGGCAGTCGCTGGACAACATCAAGAAGCGCCACTCGCGCATCAACctggagaagcagcagcaggacgaGATGAAGCGGAaactgcaccagcagcagcaaccggcgGAGGCACAGTGCGACAATAAGCTGGCGGACTCGCTGCTCTCGAAAAGTggtggcggcagcagcagcatgtgcTCGTCGAGTGGAAGCGAAAGACTGTTAAATCGTAGAAGTAGATATAATGAGGACGTACACCTGAACCTATcgccgcaacagcaacagtcaTCAGCGATGAACGCGACGGTCATCATGGCGAACGGAGGAAGCGAAGAGGGGCCCGCTGAATCGGCTGATCCCGTCCCTACCAACAGCGAGGTAGAGACGTACGATCGTAAGAACCGGGACCGCTTCAAAACGATACGGCTGGGCAGGCGGCGGGACGATTCGCTCGGTGCCGTCCTGCCGGATGTGGACCAGGAGCTGGCCGGACCGCAGCCACTGTTGAACGGATCCGGGGAAGATAGCGgtctcagcagcagcagtgccttTAGCAGGGTGGATCATAACGCGGCAAAGATGGCGGGTGGTCCGCCATCGCTCGCGAATGGTGGTAGCAGGGTGGCGGCGGGTAACGGCAGTAATCTGCCCACGATGAAGACTGAACCCTCCGGGGATGACGATGAGACCGTGTTTAAGAAACCGCAAGCAATTCAGCCCAGCACGATGATGCAGCAACCGTCCGGGCTGGCACGTCCCGGTGAAAGCCGGTTGCGCAGTACCCTCTCCAAGCCGCGCTACTATGGCGCTGCCGGCCCGCTCCAGGGCATGGTTGGAGGAATACAGCGCAAAGACCTCACACTTCCGCTCGGCAACAAGTCCAGCTCGGCCGATTGCCTAGAACAGCGGGAAGAGGACGATCAGTATCTGCTgcagcaaccgcagcagcaacggctGTCCGGGGATAAAtcgctccagcagcagcagcccaccTCGCGGCTAGCGACCATGTCCAAGCTGGGTGGCGGTAGTGGCGGTCTGCTCGGCACCGGAAGGTACTCACAGTTTGGCCTTGCGAACAAGCAGCTACAGCTGCAGCAGAACCAAACCGTTGCCGGCCAGCCGATGGGTGCTCCGGCGCTCAAGTCCCCGATGGGCACGAAATCAAAGTCCTACCACAGTCTTACGTTTGCGCAGGCAAACAATAGCAGCGGGTACGGTGGCTCCAGTGGCAATCTCTCCAAGCTACACGGATCGTCCGCGCTGCAGCTGAAACTGAAGCACAATTCCAGCAACACAGAG CTGAAAAGTAACACATCCAAGCGGTTctcgctgcagcagcaggcagctACCAACTTGCGGCTAGCGTCCAGTAGCGCCAACCAGCATCAGAGTGCcgaaggaggagaaggaggaggaggagcagtaGTGGGGGGCCGTGCCAGCTTACCGCTGGGGCGATCACCTGCCGCCGCTCAGCCAAATGCAGCTCGTACCGGCCTGAACAACAGCTCCACCGCTGCTGCAATGGCTAACAAAACCGCTCTGAATACTACCACT CTCTCGGGTGGTGTACAGATGCGCACAGCCAGCGGGTTGGCGAAAACGTCCCGCCTTGGGCTGATTCGCCCCTCGTCCGGATACTTTAGCTACAGCACGCACCGCAAGCACCCGGACTCTGATAACGAGTCCGTCAAT AGCCTATCATCCTCATCCGCTAGCTCACGGGGCAGCCTGTATCGTGTAGATAGTCAAAGCATAGCGAACAGTGCGCAACCGCTACAGTTTGCGAGCGCCACGCGAACCAATAGTGTCGAGGACGTTAGCGGCGCCAGTAGTAGTGGTAACGGTTTGCTAACGAAACTTAATGGCACCGGTGCAGGAATGGGCCCGGGAGTGCTGAGCGCGTACGCGTCGATCGAGCCGCCGCTACCGAAGAACAACCCTCCAGTGTCCTCCTCCATGCCGGCGGCGCCAACAACGACCGGACTGAAGCAACCGACGGCAGCGACCGGCGGAGCGAAACCTTCCGGGCTGAGGCCACCGTCCGCCATACGACCACCGACGGTGCGCAGTGGTCTTCCGCGTCCCACGAGCTACATAAGACGATAG
- the LOC121594587 gene encoding uncharacterized protein LOC121594587 isoform X3, which produces MDVSESYSGDELIPESCLESEWIDEDEVFAILKQWETRGGGVVRGNSKAAAAAGYGNTAGSGHILLNQSFGNENNISVGSSIPGKLEILSECVTDRIKNELLLLDDIDSIECDKRLLNPNSGSQRFVDTGTFTRPKKRIETGIPNSPLAVDNNNTLSSSHTEFPSGGSPLLNVQIGGPVTPSALATPSALASSTTGNRLLMQRSWLQDVSPPCSIMNSMEYSANEKITSSLITSGDFSSVGCLLNAGDDNANGSMPSVGNASYNGYNLYSVIEDRQRLENLCLDEESTLTKDCNISRTDLNAIESVSGVSTMQNSYESSGRTGALVGGKSSFEEESSPPPPASTGAPTEEERDAGKELINTTITTGVTAPNDTFVVPVELQEAEAERLLAGKLLLNGGGTYDARRPRNFNTYRKPRSSLNQTFEEVPHVDADTTVVLPAAGQTFVAPKPVLDKHAVMNSTFGIVGDEQIGGAANGHGTFVSNRTLNSEEKDDVRLINLTLDTVEPSITPPPAVPFDRTFKRRPRNGTFIGGEDEVRHLPFDSPLRPTVVGGGAGPAAEPQLEDEAEPHGQRTPNGTYNQPQQLPANSMLVQSTPFHGPSARAKVAPELEDLSPIGPETQKTTPTSGLGRTMVRRSRNLEQDLRNITHEVVGTAEPAADMLLELETDDFDVQIRRLPTTATTGTGTGTGTDISDFLDAEKRISLQHFEEFEKSILESEHSGIDFDEMLNSLTADVRRSDEASDKLRQSLDNIKKRHSRINLEKQQQDEMKRKLHQQQQPAEAQCDNKLADSLLSKSGGGSSSMCSSSGSERLLNRRSRYNEDVHLNLSPQQQQSSAMNATVIMANGGSEEGPAESADPVPTNSEVETYDRKNRDRFKTIRLGRRRDDSLGAVLPDVDQELAGPQPLLNGSGEDSGLSSSSAFSRVDHNAAKMAGGPPSLANGGSRVAAGNGSNLPTMKTEPSGDDDETVFKKPQAIQPSTMMQQPSGLARPGESRLRSTLSKPRYYGAAGPLQGMVGGIQRKDLTLPLGNKSSSADCLEQREEDDQYLLQQPQQQRLSGDKSLQQQQPTSRLATMSKLGGGSGGLLGTGRYSQFGLANKQLQLQQNQTVAGQPMGAPALKSPMGTKSKSYHSLTFAQANNSSGYGGSSGNLSKLHGSSALQLKLKHNSSNTELSGGVQMRTASGLAKTSRLGLIRPSSGYFSYSTHRKHPDSDNESVNSLSSSSASSRGSLYRVDSQSIANSAQPLQFASATRTNSVEDVSGASSSGNGLLTKLNGTGAGMGPGVLSAYASIEPPLPKNNPPVSSSMPAAPTTTGLKQPTAATGGAKPSGLRPPSAIRPPTVRSGLPRPTSYIRR; this is translated from the exons ATGGACGTGTCCGAGAGCTACAGCGGAGATGAGCTCATACCAGAAAG CTGCCTCGAGTCGGAATGGATTGATGAAGATGAAGTGTTTGCAATTCTTAAACAATGGgaaacacgcggtggcggCGTTGTGCGCGGCAAcagcaaagcagcagcagccgccggtTATGGCAACACTGCTGGTAGCGGTCACATCCTGCTGAATCAGAGCTTTGGCAATGAGAACAACATTAGCGTCGGTAGCAGCATCCCCGGAAAACTAG AAATACTATCCGAATGTGTGACGGACCGCATCAAGAACGAGCTTCTTCTGCTCGATGATATCGATAGTATAGAGTGTGACAAGCGGCTGCTGAATCCAAACAGTGGCA GTCAAAGATTCGTCGACACGGGAACGTTCACAAGACCGAAGAAGAGAATAGAGACTGGCATACCGAACAGTCCACTCGCTGTAGATAATAACAACACCTTGTCCTCTTCACACACCGAG TTCCCAAGCGGAGGATCACCGCTGCTGAACGTACAAATCGGTGGCCCGGTAACGCCTTCCGCCCTGGCTACCCCGTCCGCCCTCGCTAGCTCGACCACCGGCAACCGGCTGCTGATGCAGCGCAGCTGGCTGCAGGATGTGTCGCCGCCCTGCTCGATCATGAACTCGATGGAGTACTCGGCAAACGAGAAGATTACCAGTAGCCTGATCACGAGCGGTGACTTTAGCAGCGTCGGCTGTCTGCTGAACGCCGGCGATGACAACGCGAACGGGAGCATGCCGAGCGTGGGCAACGCCAGCTACAATGGCTACAATCTGTACAGCGTGATCGAGGACCGGCAGCGGCTGGAGAACCTTTGCCTGGACGAGGAAAGCACGCTGACGAAAGATTGCAACATCTCGCGCACGGACCTGAATGCAATCGAGAGCGTGTCGGGCGTGAGTACGATGCAAAACTCGTACGAAAGCAGTGGCCGAACGGGGGCGCTGGTGGGGGGCAAGTCTTCGTTCGAGGAGGAAAgctcgccaccgccgccagcaTCGACGGGTGCGCCAACGGAAGAGGAACGGGACGCTGGAAAGGAACTGATCAACACGACCATCACTACCGGCGTGACCGCTCCCAACGACACGTTCGTTGTGCCGGTTGAGCTGCAGGAAGCGGAAGCGGAGCGGCTGCTCGCCGgcaagctgctgctgaacgGTGGAGGTACGTACGATGCGCGTCGGCCGCGCAACTTCAACACGTACCGCAAGCCGCGCTCGTCGTTGAACCAAACGTTCGAGGAAGTGCCGCACGTCGATGCGGATACGACGGTCGTGCTGCCGGCGGCGGGGCAAACGTTCGTCGCACCGAAACCGGTCCTCGACAAGCATGCGGTCATGAACAGCACCTTCGGCATCGTTGGGGACGAGCAGATCGGTGGCGCGGCCAATGGGCACGGAACGTTCGTCAGCAACCGTACGCTCAACAGCGAAGAAAAGGATGACGTGCGGTTAATCAATCTGACGCTCGACACGGTCGAACCCTCGATCACACCGCCGCCTGCCGTTCCGTTCGATCGCACCTTCAAGCGGCGTCCGCGCAACGGCACGTTTATCGGCGGCGAGGACGAGGTACGCCATCTGCCATTTGATAGCCCGCTGCGGCCGACGGTGGTAGGCGGCGGGGCCGGACCGGCAGCTGAACCACAGCTGGAAGATGAAGCGGAACCGCACGGGCAGCGCACACCAAACGGAACGTACAATCAGCCGCAGCAGCTCCCGGCCAACTCGATGCTGGTACAGTCGACGCCCTTCCACGGACCGTCGGCTCGGGCGAAGGTGGCGCCGGAGCTAGAGGACCTGTCACCGATCGGTCCCGAGACGCAGAAAACCACCCCTACCAGCGGGCTGGGACGTACGATGGTGCGACGCAGCCGCAACCTGGAGCAGGACCTGCGGAACATTACCCACGAGGTGGTTGGCACCGCCGAACCGGCCGCTGACAtgctgctcgagctggagACGGACGATTTTGACGTCCAGATACGGCGGCTACCGACGACGGCCACCACTGGCActggcaccggcaccggcacggACATATCGGATTTCCTCGACGCGGAGAAGCGCATCTCGCTGCAGCACTTTGAGGAGTTTGAGAAATCGATACTGGAAAGCGAACACAGCGGGATCGATTTCGACGAAATGCTCAACTCGCTGACGGCGGACGTGCGCCGGTCGGACGAGGCGAGCGACAAGCTGCGGCAGTCGCTGGACAACATCAAGAAGCGCCACTCGCGCATCAACctggagaagcagcagcaggacgaGATGAAGCGGAaactgcaccagcagcagcaaccggcgGAGGCACAGTGCGACAATAAGCTGGCGGACTCGCTGCTCTCGAAAAGTggtggcggcagcagcagcatgtgcTCGTCGAGTGGAAGCGAAAGACTGTTAAATCGTAGAAGTAGATATAATGAGGACGTACACCTGAACCTATcgccgcaacagcaacagtcaTCAGCGATGAACGCGACGGTCATCATGGCGAACGGAGGAAGCGAAGAGGGGCCCGCTGAATCGGCTGATCCCGTCCCTACCAACAGCGAGGTAGAGACGTACGATCGTAAGAACCGGGACCGCTTCAAAACGATACGGCTGGGCAGGCGGCGGGACGATTCGCTCGGTGCCGTCCTGCCGGATGTGGACCAGGAGCTGGCCGGACCGCAGCCACTGTTGAACGGATCCGGGGAAGATAGCGgtctcagcagcagcagtgccttTAGCAGGGTGGATCATAACGCGGCAAAGATGGCGGGTGGTCCGCCATCGCTCGCGAATGGTGGTAGCAGGGTGGCGGCGGGTAACGGCAGTAATCTGCCCACGATGAAGACTGAACCCTCCGGGGATGACGATGAGACCGTGTTTAAGAAACCGCAAGCAATTCAGCCCAGCACGATGATGCAGCAACCGTCCGGGCTGGCACGTCCCGGTGAAAGCCGGTTGCGCAGTACCCTCTCCAAGCCGCGCTACTATGGCGCTGCCGGCCCGCTCCAGGGCATGGTTGGAGGAATACAGCGCAAAGACCTCACACTTCCGCTCGGCAACAAGTCCAGCTCGGCCGATTGCCTAGAACAGCGGGAAGAGGACGATCAGTATCTGCTgcagcaaccgcagcagcaacggctGTCCGGGGATAAAtcgctccagcagcagcagcccaccTCGCGGCTAGCGACCATGTCCAAGCTGGGTGGCGGTAGTGGCGGTCTGCTCGGCACCGGAAGGTACTCACAGTTTGGCCTTGCGAACAAGCAGCTACAGCTGCAGCAGAACCAAACCGTTGCCGGCCAGCCGATGGGTGCTCCGGCGCTCAAGTCCCCGATGGGCACGAAATCAAAGTCCTACCACAGTCTTACGTTTGCGCAGGCAAACAATAGCAGCGGGTACGGTGGCTCCAGTGGCAATCTCTCCAAGCTACACGGATCGTCCGCGCTGCAGCTGAAACTGAAGCACAATTCCAGCAACACAGAG CTCTCGGGTGGTGTACAGATGCGCACAGCCAGCGGGTTGGCGAAAACGTCCCGCCTTGGGCTGATTCGCCCCTCGTCCGGATACTTTAGCTACAGCACGCACCGCAAGCACCCGGACTCTGATAACGAGTCCGTCAAT AGCCTATCATCCTCATCCGCTAGCTCACGGGGCAGCCTGTATCGTGTAGATAGTCAAAGCATAGCGAACAGTGCGCAACCGCTACAGTTTGCGAGCGCCACGCGAACCAATAGTGTCGAGGACGTTAGCGGCGCCAGTAGTAGTGGTAACGGTTTGCTAACGAAACTTAATGGCACCGGTGCAGGAATGGGCCCGGGAGTGCTGAGCGCGTACGCGTCGATCGAGCCGCCGCTACCGAAGAACAACCCTCCAGTGTCCTCCTCCATGCCGGCGGCGCCAACAACGACCGGACTGAAGCAACCGACGGCAGCGACCGGCGGAGCGAAACCTTCCGGGCTGAGGCCACCGTCCGCCATACGACCACCGACGGTGCGCAGTGGTCTTCCGCGTCCCACGAGCTACATAAGACGATAG